The Longimicrobiales bacterium DNA window GCCGGATCCGCGAGATCCTCCTGCGCTCGAGCTTCCGCGCGCTGCTCGCCGTGCCGCTCTTGCGCGAGGATCGGCTCCTCGGCGGGCTGGTCGTCAACCGGAAGAGCCCGGGCGAGTTCGAGCCGGAAGTGATCGACTTGCTGAGGACCTTCGCGACGCAATCCGCACTGGCGATCCAGAACGCGCGCCTGTACCGCGAAATCGAGGGCAAGAGCAGGCAGCTCGAGGCCGCTAGCAGGCACAAGAGCGCGTTCCTCGCCAACATGTCGCACGAGCTGCGCACGCCGCTCAACGCGATCATCGGCTTCTCCGAGATCCTGAGGGACGGCCTGATCGGTGACATGTCCGATCAGCAGCGCGGTTTCATTGGGGACATCTTCAGCAGCGGCACGCACCTGCTGTCACTGATCAACGATATTCTCGACCTGTCGAAGGTCGAGGCCGGCAAGATGCTTCTCGACCTGGAGCCCGTGCCGATCGCGTCCTGGCTGCGCAACAGTCTGTCGATCGTTCGCGAGAACGCCGCGGAACGCGGAATCCATCTCGAGCTCGCCGGCCACGAGGAGCTCGGCGTCTTCCACGCCGATGCCCGCAAGGTCAAACAGGTCGTTTACAATCTCCTGTCCAATGCCGTCAAGTTCACCGGCGACGGCGGCCGCGTTACGCTGCACGGGCGCCGTGTGCCCCGCTCACAGGTGGGTGTGCTGTCGAGCGGCTGGACCGGACGGAGCTTTCCTGTCGGCGACAACGATTTCGAGGAGTTCCTGGAGATCAGTGTCAGGGACACCGGTATGGGTGTCGAGGCCGCAGACCTGCAGCAGCTGTTCAGGCCGTTCAGCCAGATCGACAGCGGTCTGGCGCGCAAGTTCGAGGGCACCGGCCTCGGCCTCGCCATGGTGAAGCTGCTGGCCGACCTGCACGGCGGATCCGTTGCGGTGGAGAGCGAAGTGGGCACTGGCTCCGCGTTCACCGTGTGGCTGCCCGTCCGTGATGGCATCGTGGAAGAAGTCGAGGTCTCCGATGCGGTACCGATCGATGTGCTACCCGGCGAGCGACTCGCGCTCGTCGTGGAGGACGATGAGAAGTCGGCGGACCTGATCCGCGTTCAGCTCGAAGCCGAAGGCTTCAAGGTGCTGCACTCGCCGTCCGCGGAGGATGCACTGGCCGTCGCGGCGGAGCAGCCGGTTTCGCTGATCACGCTGGATATCATGCTGCCGGACATGGACGGGTGGGAGTTCCTCAGCCGCGTCAAGCAGCTCCCGGATCTGCAGCGAATACCGGTCGTCATCATCTCGATTGTCGCGGACACGGACCGAGGCTCGGCGCTGGGTGCTTCGGCCGTCATGCAGAAGCCGATCTCGCGGCAGGACCTGTACGAAGCGCTGACCGACCTGGGGCTGCTGCCGCTCACTGAAAGTGAGTCGCTCAAGGTCCTGGTGGCCGACGATGATCCCAGCGCGGTCGAGTTGATTGCCGTGCGTATGAAGGACATGCCCGTGACGTTGCTGCGGGCCACCGGCGGGCGCGAGGCCATCGACATCGCACAGCGCGAGCTGCCGCAGTTGATCGTGCTCGACCTGATGATGCCGGAAGTGAACGGGTTCGATGTGGTGGAGGCGCTTCAGGCAAACGAGGAGACGGCGCACATCCCGGTGCTCGTCGTTACCGCCAAACGGATCACGGACGATGATCGTTCCCGATTGAACGGTTATGTCACGACGATCCTGGAGAAGACGGGCCTGAACGGCCAGCGCTTCACGTCGGAAGTGCGACGTGCCATGTCAGGCCGGCGAGTGCACACCTGATGGCGACCGTACTCATCGTCGAGGATAATCCCGCGAACATGACACTCGCCGTGTTCCTGCTGACCTCCGCAGGGCACACAGTACTGAGCGCGACGGACGCGGAGGCGGGCCTCACCATCGCGCGCGAGCAGAACCCCGATCTCATCCTGATGGACATCCAGCTGCCTGGCATGGATGGGCTGGAGGCCACGGCACTGCTCAAGAGCGATGAAGCCACGCGACCGATACCCGTGATTGCGCTCACCGCTCTCGCCATGAAAGGCGATGAGGAGCGGATCCGCGCTGCCGGCTGTGACGGCTACATCGCCAAGCCCATCCGTTACCAGGAGTTCCTGGCGTCGATCGCCGAGCGGCTCGCGCACGCGCGCTAGTCAGCCCTCACGGTGCGGCGGGAAGGGTCACGTGCCGACCGAAGAACAGAGCATTCAGGAATAGACGGTTGGTGCCGTGCCAGTAACCGCGGAAGTTCGGATTGTCGATCATGAGGATCACGCTACCGCGTCCCAGCTGATCGACCAGCAGTGATGGCGACTCGCGCAACCGCTCCAGATTGGGTGCCGAGATGTACCCGCTCAGGTGCGGCTCGGCCGTCAGCTGCACGACCGTGCTGTAGGGATTGCTGCTGGGCTCGAAGAAGATGCCGTGGTCGCGCCAGATAGGCAGTGCGCGACGGTGATACCCGAACGCCAGCGGATGCGTCGTGTCCACGTCCGCCAGCCAGATCGATCCACCGATCGCCTG harbors:
- a CDS encoding response regulator, with amino-acid sequence ADRWPDELVEALRSQPIPRGEGAVGRLATNGEPVAIGDIAVEGAYQSRIREILLRSSFRALLAVPLLREDRLLGGLVVNRKSPGEFEPEVIDLLRTFATQSALAIQNARLYREIEGKSRQLEAASRHKSAFLANMSHELRTPLNAIIGFSEILRDGLIGDMSDQQRGFIGDIFSSGTHLLSLINDILDLSKVEAGKMLLDLEPVPIASWLRNSLSIVRENAAERGIHLELAGHEELGVFHADARKVKQVVYNLLSNAVKFTGDGGRVTLHGRRVPRSQVGVLSSGWTGRSFPVGDNDFEEFLEISVRDTGMGVEAADLQQLFRPFSQIDSGLARKFEGTGLGLAMVKLLADLHGGSVAVESEVGTGSAFTVWLPVRDGIVEEVEVSDAVPIDVLPGERLALVVEDDEKSADLIRVQLEAEGFKVLHSPSAEDALAVAAEQPVSLITLDIMLPDMDGWEFLSRVKQLPDLQRIPVVIISIVADTDRGSALGASAVMQKPISRQDLYEALTDLGLLPLTESESLKVLVADDDPSAVELIAVRMKDMPVTLLRATGGREAIDIAQRELPQLIVLDLMMPEVNGFDVVEALQANEETAHIPVLVVTAKRITDDDRSRLNGYVTTILEKTGLNGQRFTSEVRRAMSGRRVHT
- a CDS encoding response regulator, producing MATVLIVEDNPANMTLAVFLLTSAGHTVLSATDAEAGLTIAREQNPDLILMDIQLPGMDGLEATALLKSDEATRPIPVIALTALAMKGDEERIRAAGCDGYIAKPIRYQEFLASIAERLAHAR